From the Macrobrachium nipponense isolate FS-2020 chromosome 17, ASM1510439v2, whole genome shotgun sequence genome, the window TGTCAGATGTCAATGACGGCATCCCTTGTTCCTTTGTCAGATGTCAATGACGGCAGCCCTCCCGTTCCTCTGTCAGATGTCAATGGACGGCATCCCTGTTCCTTTGTCAGATGTCAATGACGGCATCCCTGTTCCCTTGTCAGATGTCAATGACGGCATCCCTGTTCCTTTGTCAGATGTCAATGATGGCATCCCTGTTCCCTTGTCAGATGTCAATGACGGCATCCCTGTTCCTTCTGTCAGATGTCAATGACGGCATCCCTGTCCCGGTGTCAGATGTCAATGACGGCATCCCTGTTCCTCTGTCAGATGTCAATGATGGCATCCCTGTTCCCTTGTCAGATGTCAATGACGGCATCCCTGTTCCTTTGTCAGATGTCAATGATGGCATCCCTGTTCCTTTGTCAGATGTCAATGACGGCATCCCTGTTCCTTTGTCAGATGTCAATGATGGCATCCCTGTTCCCTTGTCAGATGTCAATGACGGCATCCCTGTTCCTCTGTCAGATGTCAATGATGGCATCCCTGTTCCCTTGTCAGATGTCAATGACGGCATCCCTGTTCCTCTGTCAGATGTCAATGATGGCATCCCTGTTCCCTTGGCAGATGTCAATGAAGGCATCCTGTTCCCTTGTCAAGATGTCAATGATGGCATCCTGTTCCCTTGTCAGATGTCAATGGACGGCATCCCTGTTCCTCTGTCAGATGTCAATGACGGCATCCCTGTTCCTCTGTCAGATGTCAATGACGGCATCCCTGTTCCTCTGTCAGATGTCAATGACGGCATCCCTGTTCCCTTGGCAGATGTCAATGACGGCATCCCTGTTCCTCTGTCAGATGTCAATGACGGCATCCCTGTTCCCTTGGCAGATGTCAATGAAGGCATTCCTGTTCCCTTGTCAGATGTCAATGATGGCATCCCTGTTCCTCTGTCAGATGTCAATGATGGCATCCCTGTTCCTCTGTCAGATGTCAATGATGGCATCCCTGTTCCTTTGTCAGATGTCAATGACGACATCCCTGTTCCTTCGTCAGATACCTCTCTACAATGTCATTTCCTTATTCAAGACAAGCAAGAACAAccttcatataaaataaatttgggcGCAGTTGCAGTTTCCTTTTGCTGAATTTACAAAAGTTTGATGTGTTTTATTCATGACCATTAATCTTTGCACGAAAAAGAAAGCGAAACATGTCCTTTAAGGACCGTT encodes:
- the LOC135195865 gene encoding formin-2-like, with protein sequence MRTASGVPWADVNEGIPVPLSDVNDGIPVPLSDVNDGIPVPLSDVNDGIPCSFMSMMASLFPCQMSMTASLFLLSDVNDGIPVPVSDVNDGIPVPLSDVNDGIPVPLSDVNDGIPVPLSDVNDGIPVPLSDVNDGIPVPLSDVNDGIPVPLSDVNDGIPVPLSDVNDGIPVPLSDVNDGIPVPLSDVNDGIPVPLADVNEGILFPCQDVNDGILFPCQMSMDGIPVPLSDVNDGIPVPLSDVNDGIPVPLSDVNDGIPVPLADVNDGIPVPLSDVNDGIPVPLADVNEGIPVPLSDVNDGIPVPLSDVNDGIPVPLSDVNDGIPVPLSDVNDDIPVPSSPPPLPPSPSPPPHSPPPPLLLPMLVLSLSRVFGPKKHLVNIDLCT